A stretch of the Janthinobacterium sp. B9-8 genome encodes the following:
- the ndk gene encoding nucleoside-diphosphate kinase codes for MTIERTLSIVKPDAVAKNVIGKIYDRFESAGLKVVAAKMKQLSRAEAEGFYAVHAARPFFNDLVNFMISGPVMIQALEGEGAILKNRDLMGATNPKEAAAGTIRADFADSIDANAVHGSDSAENAAIEIAYFFASSEVYSR; via the coding sequence ATGACTATCGAACGCACACTTTCTATCGTTAAGCCTGATGCAGTAGCTAAAAACGTAATTGGTAAGATTTACGATCGTTTTGAATCAGCAGGCCTTAAGGTTGTTGCTGCTAAGATGAAGCAACTGTCCCGCGCTGAAGCTGAAGGCTTCTACGCTGTGCACGCTGCCCGTCCTTTCTTTAATGATCTGGTGAACTTTATGATCTCTGGCCCGGTCATGATTCAAGCATTGGAAGGCGAAGGCGCAATCTTGAAAAACCGCGACCTGATGGGCGCAACGAATCCTAAAGAAGCAGCGGCTGGCACTATCCGTGCTGATTTCGCTGATTCTATCGATGCAAATGCGGTACACGGTTCTGATTCTGCTGAAAATGCAGCGATCGAAATCGCTTACTTCTTTGCATCATCCGAAGTTTACAGCCGCTAA